Proteins encoded in a region of the Tepidibacillus fermentans genome:
- a CDS encoding response regulator → MGKRILVVDDAAFMRMMIKEILTKNGFEVIGEASDGIQAVEKYKELRPDLVTLDITMPEMDGITALKEIKKIDPNVKVIMCSAMGQQAMVIDAIQAGAKDFIVKPFQADRVIEAITKALG, encoded by the coding sequence ATGGGAAAAAGAATTTTAGTTGTTGATGATGCAGCGTTTATGAGAATGATGATTAAGGAAATTTTAACTAAAAATGGTTTTGAGGTAATTGGTGAAGCGAGCGATGGAATACAGGCTGTGGAAAAGTATAAAGAACTCCGACCAGATTTGGTAACCTTAGATATTACGATGCCTGAAATGGATGGCATTACAGCACTAAAAGAAATTAAAAAAATTGATCCGAATGTAAAAGTGATCATGTGTTCAGCAATGGGACAACAAGCAATGGTTATTGATGCAATTCAAGCAGGAGCGAAAGACTTTATTGTTAAACCTTTCCAGGCTGATCGTGTGATTGAAGCGATTACGAAAGCACTTGGATAA
- a CDS encoding flagellar biosynthetic protein FliO: protein MIYFLFRFLSRKNGLVRSNAFQLLGGIPLGQNKSIQFVEIGQKIYVLGIGQDVHLLQIIDNQEELQQIRDLVSAPSIANDRLIGWLNHIKSVFSPLKRFMEKKNLEKIHSIKSFEELLNRKMADLKEQRTQSLKEIIHTKSDTSTEKLGKRDSDE from the coding sequence ATGATCTACTTTCTGTTTCGTTTTCTCTCCCGGAAAAACGGTTTGGTTCGCTCAAATGCTTTTCAACTTCTTGGAGGGATTCCATTAGGACAAAATAAATCGATTCAATTCGTGGAAATAGGTCAAAAAATTTATGTTTTAGGTATTGGACAAGATGTTCACTTGTTACAGATCATTGATAACCAAGAAGAATTGCAACAAATAAGAGATTTGGTATCTGCTCCTTCTATCGCAAATGATAGATTGATAGGATGGTTAAATCACATAAAATCTGTTTTTTCTCCTTTAAAACGTTTCATGGAGAAGAAAAATTTAGAAAAAATCCACTCAATAAAATCATTTGAAGAATTACTGAATCGAAAAATGGCAGACTTAAAAGAGCAACGAACACAATCATTAAAGGAAATTATTCACACGAAAAGTGATACCTCAACAGAAAAATTAGGGAAAAGGGATTCAGATGAATAA
- the fliP gene encoding flagellar type III secretion system pore protein FliP (The bacterial flagellar biogenesis protein FliP forms a type III secretion system (T3SS)-type pore required for flagellar assembly.) — MNKKIGYIFFGFFIFLLFIPLTVHAESSVVIPGFDFKVGTSDQPQDVMTSLQILLLLTVLSLAPAILILMTSFTRIVIVLSFVRNALATQQMPPNQVIIGLALFLTLFVMGPTFTEVNQKALQPYMNGKITQQQAFNEAAKPFKQFMIKQTREKDILLFLNYAKMDKPKNVDQMPLSVLVPAFAISELKTAFQMGFMIFIPFLIIDMVVSSILMAMGMMMLPPVMISLPFKILLFILVDGWYLVVKSLLESFH, encoded by the coding sequence ATGAATAAGAAAATTGGCTATATATTTTTTGGCTTCTTCATTTTCCTGTTGTTCATTCCTCTAACTGTTCATGCTGAATCGAGTGTAGTTATACCTGGATTCGATTTTAAAGTAGGAACATCGGATCAACCTCAGGATGTAATGACATCTCTTCAGATTTTGTTGCTATTAACTGTTCTATCATTGGCACCTGCAATTTTAATATTAATGACGAGCTTTACTAGAATCGTCATTGTTCTATCATTTGTGAGAAATGCACTAGCTACTCAGCAAATGCCACCAAATCAAGTGATTATAGGATTAGCATTATTCTTAACGTTGTTTGTCATGGGACCAACTTTTACCGAAGTGAATCAAAAGGCGTTACAACCATATATGAATGGGAAAATTACTCAACAACAAGCCTTTAATGAAGCAGCAAAGCCCTTTAAGCAATTTATGATCAAACAAACAAGAGAAAAAGATATTCTTTTATTTTTAAATTATGCCAAAATGGACAAGCCAAAAAACGTGGATCAAATGCCTCTTAGTGTGCTAGTTCCAGCATTTGCAATTAGTGAATTAAAAACAGCGTTTCAAATGGGCTTCATGATTTTTATACCATTCTTAATTATCGATATGGTTGTATCGAGTATCTTAATGGCAATGGGAATGATGATGCTCCCACCAGTTATGATTTCATTACCATTTAAGATTTTACTATTTATACTTGTTGATGGATGGTATTTAGTTGTGAAATCTTTATTAGAAAGCTTCCATTAG
- the fliQ gene encoding flagellar biosynthesis protein FliQ yields the protein MSENFVIHLFENAVYTILIVSAPVIGLGLLVGLLVSIFQATTQIQEQTLAFVPKIVAVLLAIVFFGPWMLSRLVEFTQAIFGQLGNFIG from the coding sequence ATGTCGGAAAACTTTGTGATTCATCTTTTTGAGAATGCCGTTTATACGATCTTAATCGTAAGTGCACCGGTCATCGGTTTGGGCCTTTTAGTAGGATTACTGGTTAGTATTTTTCAAGCAACTACGCAAATTCAAGAACAAACATTAGCTTTTGTTCCTAAGATTGTTGCTGTTTTACTTGCTATTGTTTTTTTTGGACCATGGATGCTATCTCGATTAGTAGAATTTACTCAAGCAATCTTTGGCCAATTAGGTAATTTTATAGGATGA
- the fliR gene encoding flagellar biosynthetic protein FliR, whose product MFTFTYFYLFLLVFIRMTSFFVTAPVFSSRGVPTSYKLGFAFFISLVILPVIKVNVNDLTIDGTYLFYLFREILVGLALGWLAQLLFMSVQVAGSLIDMQIGFAIANVIDPQTGIQSPIMGNFKYMFAILLLLALDGHHLFIDGIVSSYYKIPIGMDWISQLDHESIIRFGIDIFQSMFIIAFKMAAPIVGTVFLSDMALGIVSRTVPQFNIFVVGLPIKIIVTFLMMIVIAPGFIYILKQLFAETFISMKQLLDLMGS is encoded by the coding sequence ATGTTTACATTTACATACTTTTATCTATTCTTACTTGTCTTTATTCGAATGACATCATTTTTTGTAACTGCTCCCGTTTTTTCTTCACGAGGAGTTCCAACATCTTATAAACTAGGATTCGCCTTTTTCATTTCATTGGTTATTTTACCTGTGATTAAGGTGAATGTTAATGATTTGACAATCGATGGAACCTATTTGTTTTATCTTTTTCGTGAAATTTTGGTTGGTTTAGCATTGGGATGGCTTGCACAATTACTTTTTATGTCTGTTCAAGTTGCAGGCTCATTGATTGACATGCAAATTGGTTTTGCGATCGCCAATGTAATTGATCCGCAAACAGGAATTCAAAGTCCTATTATGGGAAATTTCAAATATATGTTTGCCATTCTTTTATTACTAGCTTTAGATGGTCACCATCTTTTTATTGATGGTATAGTTTCTAGTTACTATAAAATCCCTATTGGTATGGATTGGATATCTCAGCTTGATCACGAGTCTATCATTCGTTTTGGTATCGATATATTCCAATCGATGTTTATTATCGCGTTTAAGATGGCTGCGCCAATCGTTGGAACGGTTTTTTTAAGTGACATGGCATTGGGAATTGTTTCAAGAACTGTTCCTCAATTCAATATCTTTGTTGTAGGTTTACCAATCAAAATCATCGTTACCTTTTTGATGATGATTGTGATCGCCCCAGGGTTCATTTATATTTTAAAACAACTCTTTGCAGAGACGTTTATTTCGATGAAACAATTGCTAGATTTAATGGGGTCATAA
- the flhB gene encoding flagellar biosynthesis protein FlhB, translating to MKQLPMNLQYFAGEKTEKATPQKKKEARKKGQVAKTAELSSAIIFLLSFLLFYLSGPYLSKHILNIYRKFFNQYLLYDVTIDNIRPLFLGILSDLIWAILPIFAITLIGGLTGNLMQIGFMFISEPLKIKLDRLNPLEGAKRIFSKRALVDLLKSIFKIIVVGYTTYAVLWDNREKLLSLYQFDLNGIVSIIGKLMLEIGLKSSVLFIVLSIFDYVYQRYDYEKNLRMSKQEIKEEFKKSEGDPLIKGKIKERQRQMAMSRMMQAIPEADVVITNPTHFAVAISYKPNEMEAPKVVAKGMDYLALKIKEVAKEHDIAIVENKWLARSLYYQLEIDDFIPTELYQAVAEVLAYVYRIKGVAKVK from the coding sequence ATGAAGCAACTACCAATGAATCTGCAATATTTTGCAGGTGAGAAAACTGAAAAAGCAACGCCCCAGAAAAAAAAGGAGGCGCGTAAGAAAGGGCAGGTTGCCAAAACAGCAGAACTTTCCTCTGCAATTATCTTTCTATTATCATTTTTACTATTTTATTTATCAGGCCCTTATTTATCCAAACATATATTGAATATTTATAGAAAGTTTTTTAATCAATATCTTTTATATGATGTAACTATAGATAACATACGACCACTTTTTCTTGGAATACTTTCTGATTTAATCTGGGCAATACTTCCGATTTTTGCGATTACGTTGATTGGGGGCCTTACCGGAAACTTAATGCAGATTGGTTTTATGTTTATCAGTGAACCCTTAAAGATTAAATTAGATCGGTTAAATCCGCTAGAAGGGGCAAAAAGAATTTTCTCCAAAAGAGCACTTGTTGATCTATTAAAATCGATTTTTAAAATTATCGTAGTTGGTTATACAACTTATGCTGTTTTATGGGATAACAGAGAAAAATTATTAAGTTTATATCAGTTTGATCTGAATGGGATCGTTTCGATTATCGGTAAATTAATGCTAGAAATTGGGTTAAAGTCCTCAGTTTTGTTCATTGTCCTATCTATATTTGATTATGTATATCAACGTTACGATTACGAGAAAAATCTTCGGATGTCTAAACAGGAGATAAAAGAGGAATTTAAGAAATCAGAAGGTGATCCTTTAATTAAAGGGAAAATAAAAGAAAGGCAACGACAAATGGCTATGAGTAGAATGATGCAAGCGATACCTGAAGCAGATGTCGTGATTACAAACCCTACTCACTTTGCAGTAGCCATTTCCTATAAACCAAATGAAATGGAAGCCCCTAAAGTCGTTGCCAAAGGTATGGATTATTTAGCATTGAAAATAAAAGAGGTAGCAAAAGAACATGACATTGCTATCGTTGAAAATAAGTGGTTAGCTAGATCTTTATACTATCAATTGGAAATTGATGATTTTATTCCGACTGAATTATATCAAGCAGTCGCAGAAGTCTTGGCTTACGTTTATCGAATTAAGGGTGTAGCCAAGGTTAAATAG
- the flhA gene encoding flagellar biosynthesis protein FlhA yields MKQFRQIAIPVTIVLIIMMMVLPLPTWLLSFLLIINISLSLTILLVSMFTTEPLQFSIFPSLLLITTLFRLALNVSTTRSILTRGDAGKVIEAFGQFVVGGNPVVGFIVFMILVVIQFVVITKGSERVAEVAARFTLDAMPGKQMSIDADLNAGMITEQEARERRRTIEREADFYGAMDGASKFVKGDAIAGIVILIINIIGGFIIGMVYFHLDVAQSAARFTLLSIGDGLVSQIPALMISTATGIIVTRAASEGNLSEDVTSQIFAYPKLLYIVAATIAVLGFFISPITTFPVAGVLAIGGYRMQQNQLKEQVINEQIEEEQEMEQIRSPENVMQLLSIDPIEFEFGYGLIPLADANQGGDLLDRVIMIRRQIALELGLMVPVIRIRDNIQLKPNQYIIKIRGNLVAEGEILLDHYLAMSSGVDDDSVTGIETTEPAFGLPALWINEEVREKAEIAGYTVVDAPSVVATHLTEVIKRHAHELLGRQEVRALVDHVKESQPALIEELVPNLLSIGEIQKVLANLLKEKVSIRNLVTIFETLADYASYTKDPFVLTEYVRQALARQITLQYAENGKLLKVITIGPDLEKKIAESIQHSEQGNYLALDPTTSQIIYRNVSEQINRIVKTGSQPIFLISPMIRMYFRQVVERLMPEVPVLSYNELEPHVEVQSIGVVNLQ; encoded by the coding sequence TTGAAACAGTTTCGACAGATTGCCATACCAGTCACCATTGTTCTTATAATCATGATGATGGTTCTTCCTCTGCCTACATGGTTATTAAGCTTTCTCCTTATTATCAATATTTCGCTATCATTAACGATTCTATTAGTTTCAATGTTTACGACAGAACCGCTGCAATTTTCCATCTTTCCTTCATTGCTATTAATTACAACATTGTTTCGACTTGCTTTAAACGTATCAACCACCCGTTCGATTTTAACACGTGGTGATGCAGGGAAAGTCATTGAGGCATTCGGGCAATTTGTTGTTGGGGGAAATCCAGTAGTTGGTTTTATTGTTTTTATGATACTTGTTGTGATCCAATTCGTAGTTATTACAAAAGGATCAGAACGAGTAGCGGAAGTAGCTGCACGTTTTACCCTGGATGCAATGCCGGGAAAACAGATGAGTATTGATGCAGATCTAAATGCGGGTATGATTACGGAACAGGAAGCAAGGGAAAGACGAAGAACGATTGAAAGGGAAGCAGATTTTTATGGAGCAATGGACGGAGCGAGTAAATTTGTAAAAGGTGATGCCATTGCGGGAATTGTTATTCTGATTATTAATATTATTGGCGGTTTTATCATTGGAATGGTTTATTTTCATCTTGATGTAGCTCAGTCTGCAGCAAGGTTTACATTATTATCTATCGGTGATGGATTGGTAAGTCAAATCCCCGCTCTAATGATCTCAACAGCAACTGGTATTATTGTTACGAGAGCTGCATCAGAAGGTAATTTAAGTGAAGATGTAACTAGTCAAATTTTCGCTTATCCTAAACTTTTGTATATTGTTGCAGCCACTATTGCAGTACTAGGATTTTTTATATCTCCAATTACTACCTTTCCAGTTGCTGGTGTCTTAGCAATAGGTGGGTACCGTATGCAACAGAACCAATTAAAAGAACAAGTGATCAATGAACAAATTGAAGAAGAGCAAGAAATGGAACAAATACGTAGTCCTGAAAATGTTATGCAGTTGCTTTCTATTGATCCGATTGAATTTGAATTTGGCTACGGTTTGATTCCACTAGCTGATGCAAACCAGGGAGGTGACTTGTTAGATCGGGTTATCATGATTCGTAGGCAAATTGCCCTCGAATTGGGTTTAATGGTACCTGTTATTCGTATTCGTGATAATATTCAATTAAAACCAAATCAGTACATCATTAAAATTCGTGGTAACCTTGTTGCAGAAGGTGAGATCTTACTTGATCATTACTTAGCGATGAGTTCAGGAGTGGATGATGATTCAGTTACAGGGATTGAAACGACAGAACCAGCTTTTGGATTACCAGCTTTGTGGATTAATGAAGAAGTGAGAGAAAAAGCGGAGATAGCAGGTTATACCGTTGTTGATGCTCCTTCTGTTGTGGCTACTCATCTAACGGAAGTTATCAAACGACACGCTCACGAATTATTAGGAAGACAAGAAGTACGAGCACTTGTAGATCATGTAAAAGAATCACAACCAGCTCTTATTGAAGAACTAGTTCCAAACTTGTTATCGATAGGGGAGATTCAAAAGGTTTTAGCGAATTTACTTAAAGAGAAAGTTTCAATCAGAAATCTTGTAACGATTTTTGAAACACTAGCTGATTATGCTAGTTATACAAAAGACCCGTTCGTATTAACCGAGTATGTAAGACAAGCCCTAGCAAGACAAATCACTTTACAATATGCAGAAAATGGCAAACTGTTAAAAGTAATTACAATTGGTCCCGATCTAGAAAAGAAGATTGCAGAGAGCATTCAACATTCAGAACAAGGAAATTATTTAGCTTTAGACCCTACCACTTCCCAAATCATTTATCGTAATGTAAGCGAGCAAATCAATCGAATCGTAAAAACGGGAAGTCAACCTATTTTTTTAATTTCGCCTATGATTCGAATGTATTTTAGACAAGTAGTAGAACGTCTTATGCCAGAAGTTCCGGTTTTATCTTATAATGAATTAGAACCTCATGTTGAAGTGCAAAGCATAGGAGTGGTGAATTTACAGTGA
- the flhF gene encoding flagellar biosynthesis protein FlhF: MRVKRYVSNTLPQAMEQIKVELGEDAIILHTKKIKVGGFLGFFGKEKVEVIAAVDQKSEKSLPKNSTSSRQIENVNKIKGSQTVHSSNDSDPNQPSTQSDTIIQEVKDIKKLMVQLMMNQQSNGVDSNYSDEVKEVYQRLIKQGVEEELAGTIISEVIQNIGENYQKKHVYEVTIQKIIEKLRKNGTNKEIQSQTKLIHVVGPTGVGKTTTIAKLAAESVLKHHKKIAFITADTYRIAAVDQLRTYAEILNTPIEVVFSPQDTIKALEKLKDYDLIFMDTAGRNYHNEMYISELNHLLSTNFKSETYLVLSLTHKYEDMLSILERFKNVKIDKLLFTKFDETITYGAIVNIVSKFPYQVSYLTIGQNVPDDIEIFDEEKIAKAILGGVIGDKQ; this comes from the coding sequence GTGAGGGTAAAACGATATGTTTCAAATACACTACCGCAAGCAATGGAACAGATTAAAGTGGAGTTAGGAGAAGATGCGATTATATTGCATACAAAAAAGATTAAGGTTGGAGGATTTTTGGGCTTTTTTGGAAAGGAAAAAGTAGAAGTGATCGCTGCAGTTGATCAAAAGAGTGAAAAATCACTTCCTAAAAATTCAACTTCATCACGACAGATCGAAAATGTGAATAAAATAAAAGGGTCGCAAACGGTTCACTCATCTAATGATTCAGACCCCAATCAACCTTCAACACAATCTGATACAATCATTCAAGAGGTTAAAGACATCAAGAAACTAATGGTTCAACTGATGATGAACCAACAAAGCAATGGTGTGGATTCTAACTATTCTGATGAAGTAAAAGAAGTATATCAACGCCTGATTAAACAGGGAGTTGAAGAAGAACTTGCAGGAACTATTATTTCAGAAGTTATACAAAATATAGGGGAAAATTACCAAAAAAAACATGTTTATGAAGTCACAATCCAAAAAATTATTGAAAAGTTGCGTAAGAATGGTACGAATAAAGAAATTCAATCCCAAACGAAATTGATCCATGTCGTTGGACCAACTGGAGTAGGCAAAACGACGACGATCGCAAAACTAGCTGCTGAGAGTGTACTTAAACATCACAAAAAAATTGCCTTTATTACGGCAGATACATATCGTATTGCTGCTGTTGACCAACTCCGTACATATGCAGAGATATTAAACACACCTATTGAAGTGGTATTTTCACCACAAGATACAATAAAAGCTTTAGAAAAATTGAAAGATTATGATCTCATCTTTATGGATACTGCGGGTCGAAATTATCATAATGAGATGTATATATCGGAGTTAAATCATCTTCTATCAACAAATTTTAAAAGTGAAACTTATTTAGTTTTAAGCTTAACTCACAAATATGAAGATATGCTTTCGATTCTTGAACGCTTTAAGAATGTTAAAATAGATAAATTATTATTTACTAAATTTGATGAGACGATAACCTATGGCGCCATTGTTAACATAGTTTCAAAATTTCCATATCAGGTGTCTTATCTAACAATTGGGCAAAATGTCCCGGATGATATCGAAATTTTTGATGAGGAGAAAATTGCGAAAGCCATTTTAGGAGGGGTGATCGGTGATAAGCAATGA
- a CDS encoding MinD/ParA family protein, translated as MISNDQAESLRRKLQTSPQKVQSTRVITITSGKGGVGKSNFTLNFALALLDHNHKTTILDADIGLANIDVLMGVHSRYTLQDLLEQRLGIWEIIEKGPKGLNFIAGGSDLELFISQQNQQNVSYLFEQFQLLNGHVDTLLVDTGAGISPESLKFMLSSDEVFLVTTPEPTAITDAYAIIKMIHSREKTKKVSLIINRSSDEKEALSTANRIRIVSKNFLDFDIHYLGYITNDEHVSKAVKRQEPFYLSYPNSKASKNIRTIVEKYIQKQEPYPIGGTKAFLEKMYSLFRR; from the coding sequence GTGATAAGCAATGATCAAGCAGAAAGCCTTCGAAGAAAATTACAAACCTCTCCTCAGAAAGTGCAATCAACTCGTGTAATTACGATCACGAGTGGTAAAGGTGGAGTAGGGAAATCGAATTTCACCTTAAACTTTGCATTGGCTTTATTGGACCATAACCACAAAACAACCATTCTAGATGCTGATATCGGTTTAGCAAATATCGATGTTTTAATGGGAGTTCATTCCAGATATACTTTACAAGATCTTTTAGAACAACGACTTGGTATTTGGGAAATTATTGAAAAAGGACCTAAAGGTCTCAACTTCATTGCTGGAGGTTCAGATTTAGAATTGTTTATAAGTCAACAAAACCAGCAAAACGTGTCCTACCTATTTGAACAATTTCAATTATTAAATGGACATGTTGATACCTTACTTGTAGATACGGGAGCAGGCATATCACCTGAATCATTAAAGTTTATGCTCTCTTCTGATGAAGTGTTCTTGGTTACTACTCCCGAACCAACAGCGATTACGGATGCCTATGCGATCATTAAAATGATTCATTCCAGGGAAAAAACAAAAAAAGTCTCTTTAATTATTAATCGGTCCTCTGATGAAAAAGAAGCGCTTAGTACAGCAAATCGTATCCGGATCGTTTCAAAAAACTTTTTAGATTTTGATATCCATTACCTTGGATATATCACTAACGATGAACATGTATCAAAAGCAGTAAAGAGACAGGAGCCATTTTATTTATCCTATCCTAATAGTAAGGCTAGTAAAAACATAAGAACAATTGTTGAAAAGTACATTCAAAAACAAGAACCATATCCAATAGGTGGAACAAAAGCTTTTTTGGAAAAAATGTATTCCTTGTTTCGTAGATAG
- a CDS encoding protein-glutamate methylesterase/protein-glutamine glutaminase, with the protein MTKVRALVVDDSFFMRKLISDLLSKSGLIEVVDTAKDGIEAIDKIKKLKPDVVTLDVEMPRMNGLEALEQIMKNHPVPIIMVSSLTKTGTDTTIHALQLGAFDFIAKPSGAISFDIAKVKDELVDKILIAYRQKEKWIRQWNINKKGFISIRNQTQKYIEQLKDNQNIQGIVAIGTSTGGPKALQEVVTKLPKNIPYAILIVQHMPAGFTKSLATRLDSISEIHVVEAEDKQALQPGTAYIAPGDYHMVVERQSNQYFIRLNQNDPVGGHRPSVDVLFKSLSDVPLNKVMVIMTGMGSDGTKGLQSMHKDGNVIRIAEDESTCVVFGMPKSAIKSGVIDMIVPLYDIANKIVETIQKQRGWQSWN; encoded by the coding sequence TTGACAAAAGTACGTGCACTCGTTGTCGATGACTCTTTTTTCATGAGAAAGTTAATCTCTGATCTTTTGTCGAAAAGTGGACTTATTGAAGTTGTTGATACAGCTAAAGATGGGATAGAAGCAATTGACAAAATAAAAAAGTTAAAACCAGATGTCGTTACCCTCGACGTTGAGATGCCAAGGATGAATGGGTTGGAAGCACTAGAACAAATTATGAAAAACCATCCTGTCCCGATCATTATGGTAAGTAGTCTTACAAAAACAGGAACAGACACTACGATCCATGCACTACAACTTGGGGCCTTTGACTTTATTGCGAAACCATCAGGAGCAATATCGTTTGACATTGCAAAAGTAAAAGATGAATTGGTTGATAAGATATTAATTGCGTATCGACAAAAGGAAAAATGGATCAGGCAGTGGAATATAAATAAGAAAGGTTTTATTAGTATACGAAATCAAACTCAAAAGTATATTGAGCAGCTTAAAGATAATCAGAACATTCAAGGAATTGTGGCGATCGGTACATCAACCGGTGGACCAAAAGCTTTACAAGAAGTTGTTACAAAATTACCTAAAAATATTCCTTATGCGATTCTGATTGTTCAACATATGCCAGCAGGCTTTACAAAGTCACTTGCTACCCGTTTAGATTCTATTTCAGAAATTCATGTAGTGGAAGCAGAAGATAAACAAGCTTTACAACCTGGAACGGCATACATTGCACCAGGCGACTATCATATGGTTGTGGAACGACAATCCAACCAATATTTCATTCGATTGAATCAAAATGATCCTGTTGGTGGACATCGACCATCTGTGGATGTATTATTCAAGTCATTATCGGATGTACCTCTAAATAAAGTAATGGTCATTATGACCGGGATGGGAAGTGATGGAACGAAAGGACTTCAATCGATGCACAAAGATGGAAATGTGATAAGGATTGCAGAAGATGAAAGCACTTGTGTTGTTTTTGGAATGCCAAAATCTGCAATTAAAAGTGGAGTGATAGATATGATTGTTCCTTTATATGATATTGCAAATAAAATCGTAGAAACGATACAAAAACAAAGAGGGTGGCAATCATGGAATTAA